The sequence ATCTTAAAATAGGTTCAGTTTTGGGCCATCTGGCCCAAAAACTGCGTGTTCTCGTCAggcgtgttttgttttttacgatATGCCAACGGGAGCGCGAGCACTTCTCTTTCAAGAAGACCCGACCCGCTGAAATCTCTCCTCCAAGACCCGAAGAATTTTGACAGAGAAACTACAGGTCAAACAGCTGGGCCCAGATCAGCCATATTGGGCAAAGTGAATGTCGCTACCAACTGGACGACGTACACAGGATTGAGGCGAGGTAACACAACGAGGAGGTGGATAAAAATCGTCTCACTTTAATCCTAACAAGGTTCATAGGTCCATcgtaatatataaacatgttctataatattttttatatatatggactatatatgatttatatcatacaatatttatattttattctcatatACATTTATGATATTTagattgtatatttatattatatggtatTACTTAATGGCAATACCattttttgcattgaatcatactgggatgtttgtTGAAATTGATTGGCTAGCCCTACCAAAAATATattccaccagccgccactggccaCAACCATAAACTAATCTGACTTTAATACTGCAGTCACATAAAGCCACCCCAGTTGTGTAGCTTCTGGGGAAAAGCTCCATTTGAGGGCCCACAGATGAAGTGGAACAAGGAAAATGTCTGTGGGAGTGCTCGGTGTCTGTCAAAGCAGGAACTGGGAGGCGTTCTCCGTTGACCTCTGAGGGCAAGGACTTCCCAAAGCTGCTCTGCAAAACAACAGCAGACCCGGCAGCTGACAGTGGGACCCAGgcggctgctgctctgctgggctctctctctctctcttagctaTCACCTCGCCGATATGATCTGTGTGGAATGTGGCAATGCTGTACTGTATGTGAACAGACACGTTTGTGATGTCAGATACAGTACCGGGGAGATGGGAAGGTTCAGCCAACAGCAGCTTGATCCCGACCCTTTGAACAGCAATCAAACTGTTTACAGTATGACGCGTCACATGCATAATTCGTATTGTGCCAGTGAATTCATACGATTTAGACGTGCTTGAATATTACGAGGGCTTCTTATGCATATGTCAACATTGGATGTTCCGAAGAGGTAGGACTAAATATTTCCTTTGTTTATTACAAGTCGGGGAAGAAGTACTATCTTCCACATGTATTTTCAGCAGTATATTGATTTGACAGGTGACAGCCACTACAAATAAAAGATAGTTTGGGGGTTAAAGTTGCAGACATGATGAAGCATATTTGAACCTTAACAAAAAATCTGCAGAAGGCACTGGGTAAGCGCCGGATCAgtctattgttttaatgatcttTGAGGCTTATTCTGGACATTATTCAACAAAAGCATCCGGGCCACTCCCACCTGCCCTTAAAACACTGCTCACATTTGGAGCTCCCGACCAAGTGATTAACTCAGCAGCGCTGAGACACCAGAGCGTGACTGCTATTCCTTGTGGAGATGCAGCGTGTGTGAAAAGTGACTATGCACGCGTCACCGTCACATGGTCTGAGGGGGGTAACTCAGAAAGTTCATGCTCATCGTGTGTTTGTGCAGCAGGGCGCTGTTGTAGAAAGAATGAGTCACAGCAGAGAGTTATTAGTAATTTTAAACAATTCGCAAACATTTGACCAGGACTAGTCATGCTCGTTACTGAGCACAGACATGTTGTCTCCTGTCTTTTTACCCACAGTAGTTTACAGGCTTAAACTGCCACAAGCGTTTTGCATATGATTTGCATGCCAGTCCTGCGGTCGTAGtaccagttctctctctctcactctatctcgctctctctctctatgacaTGCCGTGTGCCTCATTTTTCACCAACTATCTGAAGAAGGTCACAGGAGACTTATAACAACAATACAATGACAAATCATTTCAACAACTACCTACTGATTAACAAAACACAGGCCGAGTCTGGTTATGGGAGGACTGTGCTGTAGAAAGCGATGGAATATTGAGAGGAAAAATGTTGTTAaggattaaaacacttttttcccTTGTTGCAAATTATCTcctaaagagaaaaaaaagaggcacaACAGTACAAACTGCAATGATCAGCATGGCAGGTACAGCCCTGAAACACCTACGCTCAttctgattttatatatatatatatatatatatatatatatacactaccgttcaaaagtttgggatcacttagaaatgactttattttttaaaggaaagcactgttttttccaaaagataacattaaattaatcagaaatacactctctacattgttaatgtggtaaatgactattctaggtggaagtgtctggtttctaatgaaatatctccataggtgtatagatgcccttttacagcaactatcactccagtgttctaatggtacattgtgtttgctgatcgccttagaagactaatggatgattagaaaacccgtgcaattatgttagcacagctgaaaacagttatgctggtgatataagctatacaactggccttcctttgagcttgaagtttgtagaacaaaattaatatttcaaatattaatcattatttctaaccttgtcaatgtcttgactacattttatattcatttgataaataaaagtgtgatttttcatggaagacacgaaattgtctgggtgatcccaaacttttgaacggtagtgtatatatatatatatatataatattaatcttATCACTGTGTTCTCTTGGAAAACACACCTTCGGGCTGGAATGTCTGCCAGTGTGTGAAAGTAGTATCTGAAGATAACTCTCTCCAACTATGTCAGATGACAGCAATACTGGTGAGTAAATGGCCCTGATTGTCCAGAGCCTGACTTTAAGTGGAAGGAATTTGAGATAGACCGATTATCGCGTCCACAAGTCGAACTGCTCTGGACACTCCATCCGATGACACTGTTTTCTGCCtaaaactctgtgtgtgtgtgtgtaggttatTGCTCAGGGTGAGGAACACGGTGAGAAGGGCTGAGAGAGGCTGTTCCATTATTATGCCctgtgaggtttttttttcttcttctttctcattGTTTATACAGTACTGTTATGAACCAAGCAAACTTGTTTCCCTCTGTGCCATTGCAGCTGCTGTTCCATACGGACCACGGTGGTCTCTGTGTAAACATCAGCCAGCTTTAAGTGGAAAAGACAATGAGGAAATGACAGGACAATGGGGATGAGGGGTGGGGGAGGCTACATTTGAGGACATTTGAGGATGGATTTCTAGATGAAAacagagagatgacatcatggcAAAGTCAGATAGGAGGAACACGGAGAAGGCCCGACAATGCAACACCATACATAAACAGTGGACAGCTGTATTTATAGGAGATTGTCTCATGGTTCTATCTGCCTCCATAAATCATATTCTCCGATTTGTTGCCATTCCCCTTTGCATGACACCCTGCAGGAGACTATAGCAGCTTTTGGCCCATGGAGCCTCATCAAGGCCCTCAACGGATCAGCAGTTCTCACTATTGTTGTGACATGAGCTGGCTGGGCTGCATGAAAACTGGCAACATCAATGCTTCATTAGACGTTACCTCATCACGATCGGATAAAGCCAAGTGGCAGTTTGTGTCTGGGAGCTATCTAGTCAACATCACAGACAGCTGTCCGTTATTACACAGGCTTAGGCCCCGCATAGTGGGTGGCTATGTCAAACCTGCTGCTTATATCATGCCAAACATAATACATTTACTTCATAATAGTCGGGACTGTTTTCTTTCCCCCTTCAGAATCCAGAAGAACACGTGGTGTCTCCTGTAGCTCATGAACAGAGAGGAGCGGTCCAGATGGTGGTGTTTGGGGTGCACCTGCTGGGACGTTCCTCAGTTTGACACAACTTATCGGAGCTGCAGATGTGCGCAGCACAAAGCGCTTTGACAGTGAGAACGAAGCTCGGTTACTCCACGCGCCAGGTCAAACTCTTCAAACACAGAGAAACTACGCCAAAGTGGAATCCACTTACATATCTCCGGAGCTTTTTCTCCGGTGGTGACTTCCTCAGCCAGCCCTGGAAGATGATTTCACCGCCGCTCATGTTTGTCAGTGTCTGTTGATTCCTCTCGCGCTCCAACCTCCCGTCTGTCACTCGTACATGACGGCTCCTGAAGGCTTGCCCGTTCAAAGTGCTGTCGGCGCTAGGCTCCTACTGGCGCAGTCTGCTCCCACCATTTGATAAGAAGGCAGTACAAATCAAAGTGGTGCTGGTCGGAGATGTTGCCGGGTCACTCCTGGTGGCACTGTGCGCAACAACTAGCgcgcaagaggaggaggagaaaaagaaaaggcgcAACTGGAAATTACGCACAGCCAGCTGATGTGGAGCCGCGGGTTAACTCAACTGATGCAGGGTGAGGAAGTATCGTAGAGTGTCTGCAGTTTGTTTTCCCAACTCACACCACGCCCACcgaggaaagagagggatgggCTGCGCTAGGATGAACAGGATGGAAGAACTGCTCCGCCACCAAGTAGATGCAAGGTCCCAACACGAGTGTAAATAATAAAGCAGCCGATGTTTTTGTTCAATACTAATTATCTACGTCCACACAAAACAGAATTTATGTTTGATTCCAAATACGGAAACGCGCATCTGATTTCAGTCACATTCAACGCGAGTTGTATGCCTCTCCTACATAGCTTAGCAAAAATCAAAACgtaaagatatttttatttatttattatttctgcaCTTTGGAAAAGAAAAGACCAAGATCAACGTAAATAGCTGCTGTGAGTAAATGATTCGTGTTTTCTAGATTGAATAAATGGAAAACAGCACCATCCGGTGGACATTTGAAGTACTTGTCCATTGCTTTGAAATccgacattgtttttaaagatggAAGTCGGTACAGGAAACTACAATTATTAATGAAATTAAACACTTCCCTGAGAAGTGTTGAATAATAAACAGAAGATAAATTAAATCTCTCAAATATGGTCTTCGAATTACTTTGTGTTCATTGATTGTATATACATGTGCAGATACATTTTAAAGTAAAAGAATGttgaatataatatttatttgatGTTTGACAAACAGCAAAGACAGACGTAAAATATCTACTTGGCCGTAATTCCATTTCATAGATGACAAGAACGGGAGAATCTAGGGAAAGCAATCACATCTTTGATGTTGTCGACACCTAGAATGCATTGCAGAAAACGCTCAAATCCCAATCCAAAACCACCatggggggcggagccaaagCGCCTCAAATCCAGATACCTGCAAATAGATTACCATCTCATTAGAACTTTGTGGGTGTGGATGGATGTCTATTAAAATGTTGgtaaaaaaaaggtgttttttcATACCAGCTGTAGGTGTCTTCTAATCCAGCCCTGAAAGAAGTATGATCATTCTTGTCAGAGCATTTGGTCCAAACACAAatttaaaacctaaaatatATTTTCGATGGCATTATTATCCGACAATATCCATCAATGTGAGAATAACAAAACAGACTTTATTTTCAGAATTTCTCCTCTATGCCTAATTGAGGGTTACAAACTCAGAGCTGATGTACATATTAGGGTTGTACTTAGAGCAATAGATGAATTCACAAGGACAATAGCAGAGTCAGTGTTGTCCAACACAAATGTGACCAAGATTTCTTCTTGTCCACAGCTAGTCAATAATACCTGCAATTCCATCTCATTTCATTCATACAATAGATGTATTGTTAATTGGAATGCAGTTGTTTTATGCTAATGAAtaacagatatatataaatgtaatggtaTGTGCAGTAGGAATGTCAATGTATCAATTAGTTTTCGGACCACTCGGTATGTGTGATAAGTCAAGGGGCCGAAAAACCTACAAACCCAACTGAAGAAGTTAGTCTGGGTTTTTACAGTTGAACCTCTAACTCTTTGCACATTGCTCCTCTGTGAGGTGGCGAGAGAAAACTGATTTATATTCTAAAAAGCCACCGCAGTACTCGGGGAAATGCGTCAGCTATCGCATACTGGGATTATGCCTGATCTCAGttcaataaaatacaaacaaattcaaaacaacAAAGCAGATACTGACTACCGTAGTGTAAATATATTAACATGGGCCTTGAAGGGGCCCTGGAGTTTGTGCTCTTACTCTTCCAGCCGAGCCCTCAGCAGAtccagcctctcctctctcagagAGCCCCCGCAGAGCTCTCCAACTCCCGGCACCAGAAGATCCACTGCAGCTGCCTGCACACAAACAACAGTCAGGACCCAGCTCTGCTATGCAAAATGCCGCGATTAACCCAACTGACATTACGAGGAAGGAACTGAGCCTTTAAATCATTGATTTCGCTCAGCATTTGGAATGATGGGACGACATCCTACCGTATGCCTGGGGTGATCCTGGTTGTCTCTTGCATAAAAAGGCTTAAGATCATAAGGATAATCAGTGACAAAGACTGGAACGTTGCCGCAATGTTTCACCAGGTACTTCTCGTGTTCCGTCTGAAGGTCACAGCCCCACTGTAGAAGAGAAGAGCTGAGGTCAATGTGGCGCTGTGTGGGATAACAGTCTGAGCAGCAAACATACATTAGAGATAGATATCAAGTCTGCTCCGTTAGTGAATGAATAAAACATCCGCACTTACGTTTGTTGGGAAGGAAAATTTCTGGGAGCTGTGGTTTAGGAtgtcaatagcttcactgtagGTAATCCTAAAAGTAGATTGGGATTGTGTCATTCGAGGCCTTTCACACTTTGCTTCATTCTTTAGCAGACGATCATTTTATTTTCCACGTTTAGAAAAATCAGAGACTTACACAGGGAATCTCTTCTTCAGCATAGCTTCCACAGTGTTCTTAAGAGTGGATGGAAGCAATAGGAAAAGAAAATAAGGAAGTTGAGATAATGTATTATTGGCTGGTATAAGGAGCCGGTTTATGCACCCAAAAGGGTCCTTGAGAACTCACCCTGTGTCCAGGAGTCACATGCTTGTGAAACAAATCCACATCCGCGGCACAGTGAGCCAAGACATGCTCCGTGGCAGACCTGAACATGTCCTCCATGACCTAAGGAGCGGGGCCCGGTTTAATAATTAAAGATTTTTTTGGCCAACTGTGCAGGAGGGCAGCTTTAAGTCACATAAGGCAAGTGTCAAATGTGAACTTCAGGACACAGGAATCGGTGAGGTGTGACAATCGGTTGACGTCATCCAAAATCCTCATGTTTATAGAACATCATCGGAGGTTATTAGACAACTTTAATGCTACTTAGTTTCTCCTTCTCCGGACAAAGTGAGCCCACTACAACATAAGCAATTTGATTTCAACAATAAAGatgaaaagaagacaaaaaccTCCTGTTCATTTAGTACAGCATAtatcaatacattttaaatcctGAAAGTATATTTTCAGTCAATCTGTAAGTGGAGTGTGGAAAGCAGTTAATGGTCTATAACATCTCAACTAATGTGCTACTTTGATCAATATCGTGGAGTAACATCGTATTTCTAGGACAATGACACAGCGTACCTTGGTGAGATCTTCCAAGGACTGTGTGAAGGAGACCTCGGCCTCCACCATGTAAAACTCAGCCAGGTGGCGCCTGCTTTGGGAGTTTTCTGCTCGAAAAGTTGGCCCGAATGTGTAGACTTTCGAAAAAGCCCTGGAATAAGAGGAGTGACGGGGCATAATTAGAAATTGTCCTCAGTGCGTGAGCGTGTGCCTTACTTCCTGAGGAGGAACATACCAGaagataaatattcatataGTTCATCTTACCCTGACATCACTTCCAGATGAAGCTGGCCAGATACAGTCAGGAAAGCTGGAACAGAGAAAAACTTCTCGCCCTCTTCATTCTCCGGGCCTGACGGCTGCGGTAAAAACAGAGGTTCTGAAGTTTCAAACAATGTCACTAATCCTTTGTGTTCATATCAGAGCTTCGACTGACATTAACACACTGGAAGACACGCTCACCTCAACCTGAAAGAGCTCCCCTGCCCCTTCACAGTCATTTGAGGTGATGACCGGAGTGTGAATCTGCACAAAGCCATTTTcctgaagaagaacaaatgaaaTCAATACAAAAAGTCTTGCTCTGCATCTTATTGAAAACTCTTCCACTTATCTGCTCACCTTGAAATAAGAGTGCACCGCTGTAGTGGCCTCACTTCGTATTCTCAACAGGGAGCTAAAGGCATTTGTTCTACACCTGAGATGAGGGAACTGGCGAATATACTCAAGGCTGTGtcgctcttttattttgaaggggaaaTCCTAAAAACAAGAATACAAAAGCAAACATGTGTAATGAAATGTCCTATATAATGGCCACTTTGCAAAGTTATAACATGAGGTGAAGATGTCAGAGgaggctttttgtttttcttaccACAGGGTTACAAACTCCAATTACATGGATTTGGTCTGCTTCCAGTTCAACTGGTTGTTTTTGGTGTGGACTTTTTCTAAGAGTACCTGTGACTTCGACAGCACTACCAAGTGTGAGCAATCTTCatttgagagagaaaagaaaagaaagacaatcaGTTACTTCGTTTTGTCAAAGCAGACTTTACACCTACATATCATAATAAGAAGCATTATGTTCAGGAAATAAAACTGTGCTTACGGATCGTTCAGCTCTGAGCTGGCGACCACCTGCAAAGACTGCAGAGAGCTCCCATCGTTCACATGGAGAAAGAGATTCGCCTTCTGAGGTCTAACAGAGCGAACCCATCCCTACAGCAGAGAAACACATCAAATACGCGTTGCtggtaataatatatattcttatatttcTCATCTTCTTGAAATTGTTATGAACAGCTCCCCAGGATATCGGCAATTTGGAAATTTCCGCTCCTCCACATGATTGTTTACTGGATCTATTCAATTGAAATACTCACATACCATTAGTTAAGCGGCATGTCACTGGAGCATAGCTGTTAGCCGAATGGACAAAGCATAGGAATCGGTAAGTAGGCGGAAGAGTTACCTGTACTTTGACATTTCCTCCCAACTGAGCTCCTGAAACTGCTTCGGACACCCGAAGTTTTGTTGGTGTCTTGACAGAATAACGTCGAATACTAAACGATGCGCCCCGAGATAATGAAAGCGTTTTAGCCGCAGCCTGAAGCATCGTGCCAGACGCTTGCACGTCGAGCCACGAAACAGCGCTAAGTGCACAACATGTTGCGACAACTTAAAGATGCAATTAACAACAATTTCAATGGCATATTTTCCCCTTTGCTCTATCTTGACTTTCACGTTGTGTCGGACACTAACACTTCCTGTTTGGGTCTAGCTCATTGGCCTATTTTAGTCACGTGGATGACGATTGTCCAATCAGGTGTCGCTATCTGACAGCGAGTCGTTTCatcgattcaattcaattcagtttatttgtatagcc comes from Pseudoliparis swirei isolate HS2019 ecotype Mariana Trench chromosome 20, NWPU_hadal_v1, whole genome shotgun sequence and encodes:
- the nars2 gene encoding probable asparagine--tRNA ligase, mitochondrial isoform X2; this encodes MLQAAAKTLSLSRGASFSIRRYSVKTPTKLRVSEAVSGAQLGGNVKVQGWVRSVRPQKANLFLHVNDGSSLQSLQVVASSELNDPLLTLGSAVEVTGTLRKSPHQKQPVELEADQIHVIGVCNPVDFPFKIKERHSLEYIRQFPHLRCRTNAFSSLLRIRSEATTAVHSYFKENGFVQIHTPVITSNDCEGAGELFQVEPSGPENEEGEKFFSVPAFLTVSGQLHLEVMSGAFSKVYTFGPTFRAENSQSRRHLAEFYMVEAEVSFTQSLEDLTKNTVEAMLKKRFPVITYSEAIDILNHSSQKFSFPTNWGCDLQTEHEKYLVKHCGNVPVFVTDYPYDLKPFYARDNQDHPRHTAAAVDLLVPGVGELCGGSLREERLDLLRARLEEAGLEDTYSWYLDLRRFGSAPHGGFGLGFERFLQCILGVDNIKDVIAFPRFSRSCHL
- the nars2 gene encoding probable asparagine--tRNA ligase, mitochondrial isoform X1, with the protein product MLQAAAKTLSLSRGASFSIRRYSVKTPTKLRVSEAVSGAQLGGNVKVQGWVRSVRPQKANLFLHVNDGSSLQSLQVVASSELNDPLLTLGSAVEVTGTLRKSPHQKQPVELEADQIHVIGVCNPVDFPFKIKERHSLEYIRQFPHLRCRTNAFSSLLRIRSEATTAVHSYFKENGFVQIHTPVITSNDCEGAGELFQVEPSGPENEEGEKFFSVPAFLTVSGQLHLEVMSGAFSKVYTFGPTFRAENSQSRRHLAEFYMVEAEVSFTQSLEDLTKVMEDMFRSATEHVLAHCAADVDLFHKHVTPGHRNTVEAMLKKRFPVITYSEAIDILNHSSQKFSFPTNWGCDLQTEHEKYLVKHCGNVPVFVTDYPYDLKPFYARDNQDHPRHTAAAVDLLVPGVGELCGGSLREERLDLLRARLEEAGLEDTYSWYLDLRRFGSAPHGGFGLGFERFLQCILGVDNIKDVIAFPRFSRSCHL